A region from the Drosophila takahashii strain IR98-3 E-12201 chromosome 2L, DtakHiC1v2, whole genome shotgun sequence genome encodes:
- the LOC108068834 gene encoding hydroxysteroid dehydrogenase-like protein 1 isoform X2 has translation MAFIWQLISAAIYIVGSLTIAAFLYDNLKSLISIIKAVLEPFFQPQLPKTLVEKFGQWAVVTGATDGIGKEYARELARQGLNLVLISRTKEKLIAVTNEIESQYKVKTKWIAVDFAKGREIYDQIEKELAGIEVGILVNNVGMMYEHPETLDLVPEDLLWDLLTVNMGSVTMLTRKILPQMIGRRKGAIVNLGSSSELQPLPNMTVYAASKKFVTYFSKGLEAELAEHNIHVQLVMPNFVVTKMNAYADRVMAGGLFFPNAYTFARSAVFTLGKTSETNGFWTHGIQYAFMKLAPLPIRTFMGHQLFKRLRIEALEQKQKKLKLL, from the exons ATGGCGTTTATTTGGCAGCTGATCTCCGCAGCCATCTATATAGTGGGATCGCTCACCATAGCCGCATTCCTGTACGACAACCTGAAGTCcttgatcagcatcatcaAGGCTGTTCTGGAACCCTTCTTCCAGCCACAATTGCCAAAGACTTTGGTGGAGAAATTTGGACAGTGGGCAG TGGTAACTGGTGCCACCGATGGCATTGGAAAGGAATATGCCAGGGAGCTCGCTCGTCAGGGCCTCAACTTGGTGCTCATCTCGCGGACTAAGGAGAAGCTGATTGCCGTCACCAATGAGATTG AGAGCCAGTATAAGGTAAAGACCAAGTGGATTGCTGTGGATTTTGCCAAGGGACGCGAGATATACGATCAAATTGAAAAGGAACTGGCAGGAATTGAAGTTGGCATTTTGG ttAATAATGTGGGCATGATGTACGAGCACCCCGAGACCCTGGACTTGGTGCCGGAGGATCTGCTGTGGGACCTGCTCACCGTCAACATGGGATCGGTTACAATGCTCACTCGCAAGATCCTGCCCCAGATGATTGGTCGCCGCAAGGGAGCCATTGTCAACCTGGGATCCTCCTCGGAACTGCAGCCCCTGCCCAACATGACCGTCTATGCGGCCAGCAAGAAGTTCGTCACCTACTTTTCCAAGGGCCTGGAGGCGGAGCTGGCCGAGCACAATATCCATGTGCAGCTGGTGATGCCCAACTTTGTGGTGACGAAGATGAATGCCTACGCCGATCGGGTGATGGCGGGAGGTCTGTTCTTCCCCAACGCCTACACATTTGCCCGCTCCGCCGTCTTTACACTGGGAAAAACGAGCGAGACGAACGGTTTCTGGACTCATGGCATTCAG TATGCCTTCATGAAGTTGGCTCCCCTGCCGATACGCACATTTATGGGACATCAGCTCTTCAAGCGCCTGAGAATCGAGGCCCtcgagcaaaagcaaaagaaactgAAGCTTTTATAA
- the LOC108068834 gene encoding hydroxysteroid dehydrogenase-like protein 1 isoform X1: MQPVLEVSIYTLLRMAFIWQLISAAIYIVGSLTIAAFLYDNLKSLISIIKAVLEPFFQPQLPKTLVEKFGQWAVVTGATDGIGKEYARELARQGLNLVLISRTKEKLIAVTNEIESQYKVKTKWIAVDFAKGREIYDQIEKELAGIEVGILVNNVGMMYEHPETLDLVPEDLLWDLLTVNMGSVTMLTRKILPQMIGRRKGAIVNLGSSSELQPLPNMTVYAASKKFVTYFSKGLEAELAEHNIHVQLVMPNFVVTKMNAYADRVMAGGLFFPNAYTFARSAVFTLGKTSETNGFWTHGIQYAFMKLAPLPIRTFMGHQLFKRLRIEALEQKQKKLKLL; this comes from the exons ATGCAGCCAGTTCTGGAAGTGAGCATTTACACGCTGCTGAGGATGGCGTTTATTTGGCAGCTGATCTCCGCAGCCATCTATATAGTGGGATCGCTCACCATAGCCGCATTCCTGTACGACAACCTGAAGTCcttgatcagcatcatcaAGGCTGTTCTGGAACCCTTCTTCCAGCCACAATTGCCAAAGACTTTGGTGGAGAAATTTGGACAGTGGGCAG TGGTAACTGGTGCCACCGATGGCATTGGAAAGGAATATGCCAGGGAGCTCGCTCGTCAGGGCCTCAACTTGGTGCTCATCTCGCGGACTAAGGAGAAGCTGATTGCCGTCACCAATGAGATTG AGAGCCAGTATAAGGTAAAGACCAAGTGGATTGCTGTGGATTTTGCCAAGGGACGCGAGATATACGATCAAATTGAAAAGGAACTGGCAGGAATTGAAGTTGGCATTTTGG ttAATAATGTGGGCATGATGTACGAGCACCCCGAGACCCTGGACTTGGTGCCGGAGGATCTGCTGTGGGACCTGCTCACCGTCAACATGGGATCGGTTACAATGCTCACTCGCAAGATCCTGCCCCAGATGATTGGTCGCCGCAAGGGAGCCATTGTCAACCTGGGATCCTCCTCGGAACTGCAGCCCCTGCCCAACATGACCGTCTATGCGGCCAGCAAGAAGTTCGTCACCTACTTTTCCAAGGGCCTGGAGGCGGAGCTGGCCGAGCACAATATCCATGTGCAGCTGGTGATGCCCAACTTTGTGGTGACGAAGATGAATGCCTACGCCGATCGGGTGATGGCGGGAGGTCTGTTCTTCCCCAACGCCTACACATTTGCCCGCTCCGCCGTCTTTACACTGGGAAAAACGAGCGAGACGAACGGTTTCTGGACTCATGGCATTCAG TATGCCTTCATGAAGTTGGCTCCCCTGCCGATACGCACATTTATGGGACATCAGCTCTTCAAGCGCCTGAGAATCGAGGCCCtcgagcaaaagcaaaagaaactgAAGCTTTTATAA
- the LOC108068772 gene encoding hydroxysteroid dehydrogenase-like protein 1 codes for MAFIWISAVIYTVGSLTTAAYLYDNLKSLFSIIKGVLAPFFQPQLPKTLVEKFGQWAVVTGATDGIGKEYARELARQGVNLVLISRTKEKLIAVTNEIESQYKVKIKWIVADFTKGREVYEHIEKELVGIDVDILVNNVGMIFEPETFDRVPEDVLWNLLIVNMGSVTMLTRKILPQMIARRKGAIVNLGSSSELQPMPNLTVYAASKKFMTFFSKGLEAEVSEHNIHVQLVKPGFVRTNMNAYAEKVIQEGLFFPNAYTYARSAVFTLGKTNDTNGFWTHAVQYAFMKLAPEPIRTYFTHRLFNRLRLVALEQKQKKLDLS; via the exons ATGGCGTTTATTTGGATCTCCGCGGTTATTTATACAGTGGGTTCGCTCACTACAGCCGCATACCTGTACGACAACTTGAAGTCCTTGTTCAGCATCATCAAGGGTGTCCTGGCACCCTTCTTCCAGCCGCAATTGCCAAAGACCTTGGTGGAGAAATTTGGACAATGGGCAG TGGTCACTGGTGCCACCGATGGCATTGGGAAGGAATATGCCAGGGAGCTGGCTCGTCAGGGTGTCAACTTGGTGCTCATCTCGCGGACGAAGGAAAAGCTGATTGCCGTCACCAATGAGATTG AAAGCCAGTACAAAGTGAAGATCAAGTGGATTGTTGCAGATTTCACCAAAGGACGCGAGGTGTACGAGCACATAGAAAAAGAACTGGTTGGAATTGACGTTGACATTTTGG TTAACAATGTGGGCATGATCTTTGAACCCGAGACCTTTGATCGGGTGCCGGAGGACGTGCTGTGGAACCTCCTCATCGTTAACATGGGATCAGTTACCATGCTCACCCGCAAGATCCTGCCCCAGATGATTGCCCGCCGCAAGGGTGCCATTGTCAACCTAGGATCCTCCTCGGAACTGCAGCCTATGCCCAACTTGACCGTCTATGCGGCCAGCAAAAAGTTCATGACCTTCTTTTCCAAGGGCCTGGAGGCGGAGGTTTCCGAGCACAATATCCATGTCCAGTTGGTGAAGCCCGGCTTTGTGAGAACCAATATGAATGCCTATGCCGAAAAGGTGATCCAGGAAGGTCTGTTTTTCCCCAACGCATATACTTATGCCCGCTCTGCCGTCTTTACTCTGGGAAAAACGAACGATACAAACGGATTTTGGACACATGCAGTTCAG TACGCTTTCATGAAGCTAGCTCCCGAGCCTATACGCACATACTTTACTCATAGACTTTTCAACCGATTGAGACTCGTGGCCCtcgagcaaaagcaaaagaaactgGACCTTTCGTAA
- the LOC108068775 gene encoding hydroxysteroid dehydrogenase-like protein 1 — protein MAFIWQLISAAIYIVGSLTIAAFLYDNLKSLISIIKAVLEPFFQPQLPRSLVEKFGQWAVVTGATDGIGKEYARELARQGLNLVLISRTKEKLIAVSNEIESQYKVKIKWIVADFAKGREAYDHIEKELVGIDVGILVNNVGMAIESDTFDQIPEDLLWDLLTVNMGSVTMLTRKILPQMIARRKGAIVNLGSSSELQPFPYMTVYAASKKFMTFFSKGLEAEVAEHNIHVQLVMPGFVRTNMTASASKVIQEGLLFPKAYTFSRSAVFTLGKTSETNGFWTHSVQYAIAKLAPQPILTYVFHRLFKRMSLARLEQKQKKPDLL, from the exons ATGGCGTTTATTTGGCAGCTGATCTCCGCGGCCATCTATATAGTGGGATCGCTCACCATAGCCGCATTCCTGTACGACAACCTGAAGTCcttgatcagcatcatcaAGGCTGTTCTGGAACCCTTCTTTCAGCCACAATTGCCAAGGTCTTTGGTGGAGAAATTCGGTCAATGGGCAG TGGTGACTGGTGCTACCGATGGCATTGGAAAGGAATACGCCAGGGAACTCGCTCGTCAGGGTCTCAACTTGGTACTCATTTCGAGGACGAAGGAAAAGCTGATTGCTGTCTCCAATGAGATTG AAAGCCAATACAAAGTGAAGATCAAGTGGATTGTTGCAGATTTCGCCAAGGGACGCGAGGCGTACGATCACATAGAAAAAGAACTGGTTGGAATTGACGTTGGCATTTTGG TAAACAATGTGGGCATGGCCATTGAATCCGATACCTTTGATCAGATTCCGGAGGATCTGCTGTGGGATCTTCTCACCGTCAACATGGGATCGGTTACCATGCTCACCCGCAAGATTCTTCCCCAGATGATTGCCCGCCGCAAGGGTGCCATTGTCAACCTGGGATCCTCCTCGGAACTGCAGCCCTTCCCCTACATGACCGTTTATGCGGCCAGCAAGAAGTTCATGACCTTCTTTTCCAAGGGCCTGGAGGCGGAGGTGGCCGAGCACAATATCCATGTCCAGCTGGTGATGCCCGGCTTTGTGAGAACCAATATGACTGCCTCGGCCAGTAAGGTGATCCAGGAAGGGCTGCTTTTCCCCAAAGCCTATACCTTTTCCCGCTCCGCCGTCTTTACACTGGGAAAAACGAGCGAGACGAACGGTTTCTGGACCCATTCGGTTCAG TACGCAATCGCAAAGCTGGCTCCCCAGCCGATACTCACATACGTTTTCCATAGACTTTTCAAGCGAATGAGCCTTGCAAGGCtcgagcaaaaacaaaagaaaccgGACCTGTTGTAA
- the LOC108068764 gene encoding hydroxysteroid dehydrogenase-like protein 1: MSCALSTFLVFIGFYALASYLYEQLRTPYKLLKLRYFSDTRPTLKERYGNWAAVTGASDGIGKEYAKELARQNINVVLIARSEEKLQAVAKEIAEGGSGVETKIVIADFTKGSQVYEHIEKETANVPISILVNNVGSGTPSSILKWSQEATQNIIDTNVVAVSQLSRIFFQRMKAAKIRGAIVNVSSGTELQPLPYGAYYAASKAYTRSLTLALYHEAKPFGIHVQLLSPNFVVTKINSYSRQIMKGGLFIPSASTYAKSAVDQLRDGVDETPGYLWHHVQNAVATAFTWRARTYAAFKVFRKISDKPKKQ; encoded by the exons ATGTCGTGTGCCTTATCAACGTTTCTAGTCTTTATTGGCTTCTATGCCCTGGCCTCTTATCTCTACGAGCAGCTAAGAACGCCGTACAAATTGCTAAAACTCAGGTATTTCAGCGATACAAGACCCACTCTTAAGGAGCGTTATGGAAATTGGGCTGCTGTCACGGGAGCCAGCGATGGAATCGGCAAGGAATATGCCAAGGAACTGGCCAGACAGAACATCAATGTGGTCCTGATCGCCAGAAGTGAGGAGAAACTCCAGGCGGTGGCCAAGGAAATTG CAGAAGGAGGTTCTGGTGTGGAGACAAAAATAGTGATTGCTGATTTTACCAAGGGCTCGCAGGTCTATGAGCATATAGAAAAGGAAACAGCCAATGTACCCATTTCTATACTTG TAAACAACGTTGGTTCCGGCACCCCGTCATCCATTCTCAAATGGAGCCAGGAGGCGACCCAGAATATAATCGACACCAATGTGGTGGCTGTTTCCCAGTTGTCCAGGATCTTCTTCCAACGCATGAAGGCCGCCAAGATCCGGGGGGCCATTGTGAATGTTAGTTCCGGAACGGAACTGCAGCCCCTGCCCTATGGAGCCTACTATGCCGCCTCGAAGGCGTACACccgcagtttaactttggcCCTGTATCACGAGGCCAAGCCATTCGGAATCCATGTGCAGCTGCTGTCCCCCAACTTTGTGGTGACCAAGATCAATTCTTACTCTAGGCAGATCATGAAGGGAGGTCTGTTCATCCCATCGGCATCGACTTACGCCAAGAGTGCGGTGGATCAGCTGCGAGATGGAGTGGACGAAACTCCCGGTTACCTGTGGCACCATGTCCAAAATGCCGTGGCCACCGCATTCACCTGGCGAGCTCGTACTTATGCCGCCTTTAAAGTTTTCCGCAAAATATCGGATAAGCCTAAAAAGCAGtaa